The following are encoded in a window of Butyrivibrio sp. AE3004 genomic DNA:
- a CDS encoding AMP-binding protein — translation MGTFIELFEANVRDHRDNTAVIDSVTGISLTYGELDTMAGKLAAKLQSGGVEKGDAIAVVLPHSIDFIASVLAGMKLGAAVAPLNGSYPPSRLAYIS, via the coding sequence ATGGGTACTTTTATAGAACTCTTTGAAGCAAATGTCCGTGATCATAGGGATAACACTGCGGTAATTGATTCTGTGACAGGAATCAGCCTGACATATGGGGAATTGGATACCATGGCGGGGAAGCTGGCTGCAAAACTTCAATCCGGCGGTGTTGAAAAGGGCGACGCTATCGCCGTTGTACTGCCGCACAGTATTGATTTTATCGCTTCCGTGCTTGCGGGTATGAAACTTGGAGCGGCTGTTGCGCCGTTAAATGGATCATATCCACCAAGCAGGCTTGCATATATATCATGA
- a CDS encoding AMP-binding protein: MDDYSPIECSALISADDAALLVYTSGSTGNPKGVLIDHGAIFDSIDRTVKFIELTGHDVIGLGVPFFFIAGLINLFCGLGVGTSNILIPVSAMRNPVELSKIVTKEQVTVTFISPKMLRFFRVFPESRLRLVVTGSERLSGIYSKDFQIKNVYGAVPVEEKCEYTIQVLARSGFFWNIPDEKYIRKFIEGMAGLAFFDESMLYR; this comes from the coding sequence TTGGATGATTATTCTCCGATTGAATGCAGTGCACTGATTTCGGCTGATGATGCGGCATTGCTTGTCTATACTTCAGGATCCACAGGGAATCCGAAGGGTGTCCTGATCGATCATGGCGCTATTTTTGATAGCATAGACCGAACAGTAAAATTCATCGAACTAACCGGACATGATGTGATAGGGCTGGGTGTTCCCTTCTTTTTCATTGCCGGATTGATAAATCTGTTTTGCGGGCTGGGGGTTGGAACGTCCAATATCCTGATACCTGTGTCTGCTATGCGCAATCCTGTGGAATTGTCCAAGATAGTGACAAAGGAGCAGGTAACAGTAACCTTTATCAGTCCAAAGATGCTGCGATTTTTCAGGGTTTTTCCCGAATCACGGTTGCGACTGGTGGTTACCGGTAGTGAACGTCTGAGTGGAATCTACTCGAAAGATTTTCAGATTAAAAACGTTTATGGAGCGGTGCCTGTAGAGGAAAAATGCGAGTATACCATACAGGTGCTTGCACGCTCGGGATTTTTCTGGAACATCCCGGATGAAAAGTATATCCGAAAATTTATTGAAGGTATGGCAGGCTTGGCATTTTTTGATGAAAGCATGCTGTACAGATGA
- a CDS encoding histidine-type phosphatase has product MKKTVITACSLVLAAVIGSTGCGKISLKNPNMKNSETNSELKTEDNTEVKTETNTETNTETNTGATTEAKTEAKTEETTEAKTETTTEAKAETTAEDNTEANSEATSEVNAESNTETETNTGSTQNIDEEANAGGRIIDYDGYKLDQVVILSRHNIRSPLSGGDSLLGKITPHEWFNWTSAPSELSLRGGVLETQMGQYFRQWAEEEELIPTNYHPDNGQVRIYANSKQRTIATAQYFTAGMFPTAGLPVEYHMEFDKMDPVFTPQLTFWTDEYEKDAKDQIYEYYADAMKSLNDNYELLSDVIDLEESNGFKDQSITAFTAGDEEFSLKEGAEPGVSGSLKTACSVSDALVLQYYEESDTQKAGFGQELTYEQWKSISEIKDVYGDVLFTAPMIAVNVAYPLVSEIYDEMNTDGRVFTFLCGHDSNVGSVLAAIGAEDYELPNAIEKKTPIGCKIVFTKWSKGSEVFWSADLVYQTPSQLRNMPILDTDSNSPEIFHISFKNIKQNEDGLYKADEFMKIFLDAMDSYESLYQEYVEKAA; this is encoded by the coding sequence ATGAAAAAAACAGTAATAACAGCATGTAGTCTGGTTCTTGCGGCAGTCATAGGAAGTACAGGTTGTGGAAAAATCAGCTTAAAAAATCCCAACATGAAAAACTCGGAAACAAATTCGGAATTAAAAACTGAAGATAATACTGAAGTAAAAACAGAAACAAATACAGAAACAAATACAGAAACAAATACAGGAGCAACAACAGAAGCAAAAACAGAAGCAAAAACAGAAGAAACTACAGAAGCAAAAACAGAAACAACAACTGAAGCAAAAGCAGAAACAACTGCTGAAGACAATACAGAAGCAAATTCTGAAGCAACTTCAGAAGTAAATGCTGAATCAAACACAGAAACAGAGACGAATACAGGATCAACCCAAAATATCGATGAAGAAGCGAATGCAGGTGGAAGGATTATAGACTATGACGGATATAAGCTTGATCAGGTTGTTATTCTGAGTAGACATAATATTAGATCCCCGCTTAGCGGAGGAGATTCACTTCTTGGTAAGATCACGCCTCATGAGTGGTTTAATTGGACCTCTGCGCCAAGTGAATTATCACTACGCGGAGGAGTTCTTGAAACTCAGATGGGACAGTATTTCAGACAGTGGGCAGAAGAAGAGGAACTTATACCGACAAACTATCATCCTGATAACGGCCAGGTTAGAATTTACGCAAATTCAAAACAAAGAACCATTGCGACAGCACAGTATTTTACTGCCGGAATGTTCCCTACAGCAGGGTTACCTGTTGAGTATCATATGGAATTTGACAAAATGGATCCGGTGTTCACCCCTCAGCTTACTTTTTGGACGGACGAATATGAAAAAGACGCTAAGGATCAGATCTATGAATATTATGCGGATGCAATGAAAAGTCTTAATGATAATTATGAGCTTTTATCAGACGTGATCGATCTGGAAGAATCAAATGGATTTAAGGACCAAAGTATTACAGCATTTACTGCGGGAGATGAGGAGTTTTCATTAAAAGAAGGAGCTGAGCCGGGAGTGAGCGGATCTTTGAAAACTGCTTGTTCAGTAAGTGATGCGCTGGTTCTCCAATACTACGAAGAAAGTGACACACAAAAAGCAGGTTTTGGACAGGAACTAACATATGAACAATGGAAGAGCATATCAGAGATAAAAGATGTGTACGGTGATGTTTTATTCACAGCTCCAATGATTGCTGTAAATGTTGCTTACCCTCTTGTTAGCGAAATTTATGATGAGATGAATACTGATGGAAGGGTTTTCACATTCCTTTGCGGACATGATTCAAATGTAGGAAGTGTTCTTGCTGCTATTGGAGCAGAGGATTATGAGCTTCCAAATGCAATAGAAAAAAAGACCCCAATAGGCTGCAAGATTGTTTTTACAAAGTGGAGTAAAGGTTCTGAGGTTTTCTGGTCTGCCGATCTCGTATATCAGACACCGTCGCAGCTTAGAAATATGCCAATACTTGATACAGACAGCAATTCACCGGAGATATTCCACATTAGTTTTAAGAATATAAAACAAAATGAGGATGGACTGTATAAAGCTGATGAGTTTATGAAAATTTTCCTGGATGCAATGGACTCATATGAAAGCCTTTATCAGGAGTATGTAGAAAAAGCGGCGTAA
- a CDS encoding ATP-binding protein translates to MLDVTYHDNVMSFSMFHGLCDGLGLNRFIEATLYHYFCEKDGKEYSDEGIITSKIPYDESENYDAFAIKTNADTKELKKLGFFDEDGFLHLSGRIKDVIIRGGENIVPVTSLINDLASSVGYSAKRAMSIRLAVEEMLTERIMDAYSASGDIRVQVVLMPEWLRVAFSDDGTEYYIDKRRDTSMSAKIILKAVSDFHTDYVEGKPLYCMDFLY, encoded by the coding sequence ATGCTTGATGTAACATATCATGACAACGTGATGAGTTTTTCGATGTTTCATGGACTGTGCGATGGGCTTGGACTAAACCGGTTTATTGAAGCCACGCTTTACCATTATTTTTGCGAAAAAGATGGAAAAGAATACAGTGATGAGGGAATTATAACTTCGAAGATTCCCTATGATGAAAGTGAAAATTATGATGCATTTGCCATAAAGACAAATGCCGATACAAAAGAATTAAAAAAGCTTGGCTTTTTTGATGAAGACGGTTTTCTTCATTTATCCGGACGAATAAAAGACGTGATCATAAGAGGCGGAGAAAATATTGTTCCCGTCACCAGTCTTATAAATGATCTGGCATCGTCTGTGGGATATTCAGCAAAGCGTGCAATGTCCATACGACTTGCTGTTGAGGAAATGCTTACGGAACGCATAATGGATGCGTATTCAGCATCAGGAGATATAAGAGTTCAGGTTGTCCTTATGCCTGAGTGGTTAAGAGTAGCTTTCAGCGATGATGGCACAGAATACTATATAGATAAAAGGCGCGATACGTCCATGAGCGCAAAAATCATTCTGAAGGCAGTCAGTGATTTTCATACAGATTACGTAGAAGGAAAACCGCTATATTGCATGGATTTCCTGTATTAG